One genomic region from Gossypium hirsutum isolate 1008001.06 chromosome D13, Gossypium_hirsutum_v2.1, whole genome shotgun sequence encodes:
- the LOC107937440 gene encoding FT-interacting protein 3 — protein MAENCTRKLIVEICNANNLMPKDGQGTASAYAIVDFAGQRRRTKTKFRDLNPVWDEKLEFLVHDIGSMASEILEINLYNDKKIGKRSNFLGKIKLAGTVFVSAGAESLVYYSLEKRSVFSQVKGEIGVKIFYVDEEAAPTPPEQKEETAEEKPPEEEKPAEENKEEAPKEEEKPNPPPPESSNPQDAVAASTSETNPAPEEENNQPLANKEEPPSETAKYKAETGKSTELIINNLELRSLSGDRNHIGYDLVDPMPFLYVRVVKAKVANKEPACPLHAKIVIGTHSIKTKTQIDRDWDQVFAFDKERLNSSSLEVSVWTEEGKNEEAPSSLAESCLGTVPFDLQEVPKRVPPDSPLAPQWYSLESESETGNDVMVAVWVGTQADEAFQEAWQSDSGGLIPETRAKVYLSPKLWYLRLTVIQTQDLQLDLVSEAKVRSPEIFVKALLGAQLFKTSRTQVGSAWNEDLVFVAAEPFEPFLVVKVEDASNGQSVGEVKIHVSSIDKRTDDKTEVKSRWFNLIGGENKPYAGRIHIRVCLEGGYHVLDEAAHVTSDVRATAKQLTKPPIGLLDVGIRGANNLLPVKTKDGPCGTTDAYVVAKYGPKWIRTRTILDRFNPHWNEQYTWDVYDSCTVLTIGVFDNGRYKGDKDVSIGKVRLRLSTLDMNKVYRNSHTLTVLSPDGVKKMGEIEIAIRFCCSSWLSLIQAYGSPMLPRMHHVSPLGPAQQDILRYTAMRIVTARLARSEPALGQEVVQFMLDSDTHVWSMRRSKANWFRVVGCLSRVASLVRWLDEIRTWVHPPTTVLVHGLLVAAVVCSHLVLPTIFMYAFLILALRLRYCRRIPYNVESRLSYVDVVSPDELDEEFDEFSTNKSSDTIRIRYDRLRALASRVQTLLGDVAVQGERLEALFSWKDPRATGILLVFCLFVSLLFYLVPLKVLVLGAGFYYIRHPRFRDGMPSIPINFFRRLPSLSDQIM, from the coding sequence ATGGCAGAAAATTGCACCAGGAAGCTGATTGTTGAAATCTGCAACGCCAATAACCTGATGCCCAAAGATGGGCAAGGCACAGCTAGTGCTTACGCTATAGTTGATTTCGCTGGTCAAAGAAGAAGGACAAAGACCAAGTTCAGAGATCTGAACCCTGTCTGGGATGAGAAGCTGGAGTTCCTGGTTCATGATATCGGTTCAATGGCCTCCGAGATTTTGGAGATCAACCTCTACAATGATAAGAAAATTGGGAAAAGAAGCAATTTTCTCGGGAAAATCAAGTTGGCTGGCACTGTTTTTGTTAGTGCCGGAGCTGAGAGTCTTGTTTATTATTCCTTGGAGAAAAGGAGTGTCTTTTCCCAGGTTAAAGGTGAGATtggtgttaaaattttttatgttgaCGAAGAAGCTGCTCCAACGCCGCCGGAGCAGAAAGAAGAGACAGCAGAGGAGAAGCCACCGGAGGAAGAAAAGCCAGCCGAGGAAAACAAAGAAGAAGCACCCAAAGAAGAAGAGAAACCAAACCCACCGCCGCCAGAGAGTAGTAACCCACAAGACGCCGTCGCAGCTTCCACATCAGAGACTAATCCAGCGCCGGAAGAGGAGAATAACCAACCATTGGCGAATAAAGAAGAGCCGCCATCAGAGACTGCTAAATATAAGGCAGAAACAGGAAAAAGTACTGAACTTATCATCAACAACCTCGAACTCCGATCACTCTCCGGCGACCGTAACCATATAGGGTACGATCTCGTAGACCCTATGCCATTTTTATACGTCAGAGTCGTAAAAGCAAaagtagccaacaaagaaccggCTTGTCCTCTTCATGCCAAGATAGTCATCGGCACTCATAGTATCAAAACCAAAACCCAAATCGACAGAGACTGGGACCAAGTTTTCGCATTTGATAAAGAGCGATTGAATTCAAGTTCTTTAGAAGTTTCAGTTTGGACTGAAGAAGGGAAAAACGAAGAAGCTCCTTCATCTTTGGCGGAGAGTTGTTTAGGAACGGTGCCGTTTGATTTGCAAGAAGTGCCGAAAAGGGTTCCGCCGGATAGTCCGTTAGCTCCTCAATGGTATAGTCTTGAATCCGAATCCGAAACCGGAAATGATGTGATGGTTGCCGTTTGGGTCGGGACTCAGGCCGACGAAGCCTTCCAGGAAGCTTGGCAGTCGGATTCGGGTGGGTTAATACCCGAAACCCGAGCTAAGGTTTACTTGTCTCCAAAGCTTTGGTATTTGAGACTAACGGTTATCCAAACCCAAGATTTGCAGCTTGATTTGGTATCCGAAGCTAAGGTTCGGAGTCCTGAGATCTTTGTTAAGGCTCTGCTTGGGGCTCAACTTTTTAAAACCAGTAGGACTCAAGTTGGGTCAGCTTGGAATGAGGATTTGGTTTTTGTGGCGGCTGAGCCATTTGAGCCGTTTTTGGTGGTCAAAGTTGAAGATGCGAGTAACGGGCAGTCAGTGGGTGAGGTTAAAATCCACGTGTCAAGCATCGATAAGAGGACAGATGATAAAACGGAGGTAAAATCAAGGTGGTTCAATTTGATTGGAGGTGAAAACAAGCCTTATGCAGGGAGAATCCACATCAGAGTGTGTTTAGAAGGTGGGTATCACGTGCTTGATGAAGCTGCTCACGTGACCAGCGATGTTCGAGCCACGGCTAAGCAGCTAACTAAGCCTCCAATTGGATTGCTGGATGTTGGGATCCGAGGGGCCAACAATTTGTTACCTGTCAAGACCAAGGATGGTCCATGTGGAACGACCGATGCTTACGTGGTGGCCAAATATGGACCCAAGTGGATTCGTACACGTACGATCCTTGATCGATTTAATCCTCATTGGAATGAGCAATATACGTGGGATGTATATGATTCATGTACGGTACTTACTATAGGCGTATTCGATAATGGAAGGTATAAGGGTGATAAAGATGTAAGTATTGGTAAAGTACGTTTACGGTTATCGACATTAGATATGAACAAGGTGTACCGAAATTCCCACACCCTCACCGTATTGTCACCTGATGGGGTTAAGAAAATGGGTGAGATTGAGATAGCCATTCGATTTTGTTGTTCATCATGGCTAAGCCTAATCCAAGCTTATGGGAGCCCAATGTTACCAAGAATGCACCATGTTAGCCCATTAGGTCCAGCCCAGCAAGACATACTGCGTTACACGGCTATGCGCATAGTGACGGCTAGGTTAGCCAGGTCTGAGCCAGCTTTAGGACAAGAAGTGGTTCAATTCATGTTGGACAGTGATACACACGTGTGGAGCATGAGGAGGAGCAAGGCAAATTGGTTCAGGGTTGTGGGGTGTTTATCACGTGTGGCAAGTTTGGTACGTTGGTTAGATGAGATTCGCACGTGGGTTCACCCTCCGACTACGGTTTTAGTTCATGGGTTGCTTGTAGCCGCAGTGGTATGTTCGCATCTAGTGCTTCCCACTATATTCATGTACGCCTTCTTGATCCTAGCATTAAGACTTCGTTATTGTCGACGGATCCCATACAACGTGGAGTCGAGACTCTCATATGTAGATGTTGTGAGTCCCGATGAGCTGGATGAAGAATTCGATGAATTCTCGACCAATAAATCATCAGATACTATACGAATACGATACGATCGTCTACGGGCACTAGCAAGTCGAGTTCAAACATTGTTAGGTGATGTAGCAGTTCAAGGAGAGCGTTTAGAGGCATTGTTTAGTTGGAAGGATCCAAGAGCTACAGGCATCCTTTTAGTGTTTTGCCTATTTGTTTCATTGTTATTTTACTTGGTACCATTGAAGGTGTTAGTGTTAGGCGCAGGATTTTACTATATCCGCCACCCTAGGTTTCGAGACGGCATGCCATCCATTCCGATCAACTTCTTCCGGCGACTACCGTCGCTTTCTGATCAAATTATGTAG